The following is a genomic window from Candidatus Beckwithbacteria bacterium.
GACAAAACCGGGCTAATAAAATTAGTGGATCAATTAAGCCGGAAGTATAAATTGAAATTAATTTCTACCGGCGGAACGGCGAAATATTTAAAATCTAAGGGCTTTAAAGTGAGGGAAGTGGCTCAAGTGACCGGTTTTCCGGAAATTTTAGGCGGCCGGGT
Proteins encoded in this region:
- the purH gene encoding bifunctional phosphoribosylaminoimidazolecarboxamide formyltransferase/IMP cyclohydrolase (involved in de novo purine biosynthesis); translated protein: MFQALTVLISVYDKTGLIKLVDQLSRKYKLKLISTGGTAKYLKSKGFKVREVAQVTGFPEILGGRVKTLHPKIMGGILAEKNNRQHLKELKKLRIDPIDMVVVNLYP